Proteins encoded in a region of the Bradyrhizobium sp. CB3481 genome:
- a CDS encoding AI-2E family transporter — protein MRPIRQLLVREDEIQLAVRLALLALLIYWSFVVIRPFIPILAWSVVLAVALYPVFNWLSGLLGDRPNLAATILTLINLSIVIGPATWLGLGAVDGLRGFAAQLGGGTLSVPSPPAGVRDWPIIGAQFYALWDQASTNLRSALREFAPHLKPVAGTMLGLAGGAGVGAIKFLVAVALTGLLLPAGPRLVAASQRFLSRVMAERSENFLVLAGATIRSVAQGVIGIAVAQGLVIGIILKLADVPRAGLLAFAVMMLGILQIGSAVIVIPVLIWVWATKSFAASLLITACLLPASLADNILKPIVMGRGLTTPSLVIFLGVIGGTLAHGIVGLFIGPIILAVAWELLTAWVRDDEARQVPEIETAAKPRTTPNIGTA, from the coding sequence GTGCGACCCATCCGACAGCTCCTCGTGCGGGAGGATGAAATCCAGCTTGCGGTCCGGCTCGCGCTTCTGGCGCTCCTGATCTACTGGTCATTCGTCGTGATCCGACCCTTCATTCCGATCCTCGCCTGGAGCGTGGTTCTGGCGGTGGCGCTTTATCCGGTCTTCAATTGGCTGTCGGGCCTGCTCGGGGACCGTCCCAATCTCGCTGCGACGATCCTGACGCTGATCAATCTCAGCATCGTCATCGGGCCTGCGACGTGGCTTGGCCTCGGCGCCGTGGACGGGCTTCGCGGATTTGCGGCGCAGCTTGGCGGCGGGACGCTATCAGTTCCGTCGCCGCCCGCCGGCGTGAGGGACTGGCCGATCATCGGCGCGCAGTTCTATGCCCTCTGGGATCAGGCCTCCACGAACCTGCGCTCGGCGCTGCGCGAGTTTGCCCCGCATCTGAAGCCGGTGGCCGGCACGATGCTGGGCCTCGCCGGCGGCGCCGGCGTCGGAGCGATCAAGTTTCTCGTCGCGGTCGCACTCACCGGTCTCCTGCTTCCGGCCGGGCCGCGGCTGGTCGCGGCCAGCCAGCGTTTCCTGTCCAGGGTTATGGCCGAACGGAGCGAGAATTTTCTGGTGCTGGCTGGCGCCACCATCCGGTCGGTGGCGCAGGGCGTGATCGGCATCGCGGTGGCACAGGGGCTGGTGATCGGGATCATTCTGAAACTGGCCGACGTCCCGCGCGCCGGGCTGCTGGCCTTTGCGGTGATGATGCTCGGTATCCTGCAAATCGGATCGGCCGTCATCGTGATTCCAGTTCTTATCTGGGTCTGGGCGACCAAGTCCTTTGCGGCGTCGCTGCTTATCACGGCGTGCCTGCTGCCGGCCTCGCTCGCCGACAATATATTGAAGCCGATCGTGATGGGGCGCGGCCTGACCACACCATCGCTCGTCATCTTTCTCGGGGTCATCGGCGGCACGTTGGCGCACGGCATTGTCGGCCTCTTCATCGGGCCGATCATCCTGGCAGTTGCCTGGGAACTGCTGACGGCGTGGGTGCGCGACGACGAGGCAAGGCAGGTGCCCGAAATCGAGACGGCCGCGAAGCCGCGCACGACGCCGAATATCGGGACCGCCTGA
- a CDS encoding 3-oxoacid CoA-transferase subunit B yields MDAQTIIARRVAQELRSGNLVNLGIGIPTLVANYVPEGLKVFFQSENGLIGTGPIPEQGMAHPLLTDAGGRPISALPGAATFDSAMSFGLIRGGHVDITVLGGLQVDAAGHLANWMIPGKMVPGMGGAMDLVSGAKRVIVAMQHAAKGKSKIVAKCSLPLTSARPVDMVVTDMAVIAFPDGRATLMETAPGIAIAEVLAVTEAELAIPDTVPEMKL; encoded by the coding sequence ATGGATGCACAGACAATCATCGCCAGGCGCGTGGCCCAGGAGCTTCGCTCCGGCAATCTCGTCAATCTCGGTATCGGCATTCCGACGCTGGTTGCCAACTACGTGCCCGAAGGACTGAAGGTCTTCTTCCAGTCCGAGAACGGATTGATCGGCACCGGGCCGATCCCCGAGCAGGGCATGGCGCATCCGCTTCTGACCGACGCCGGCGGCAGGCCGATCAGCGCCCTGCCCGGCGCGGCGACGTTCGACAGCGCGATGTCGTTCGGCCTGATCCGTGGCGGGCACGTCGACATCACCGTATTGGGCGGCTTGCAGGTCGATGCCGCCGGCCATCTGGCCAACTGGATGATCCCTGGCAAGATGGTGCCGGGGATGGGCGGCGCGATGGATCTCGTCAGCGGCGCCAAACGCGTCATCGTCGCCATGCAGCACGCCGCCAAGGGCAAGTCGAAGATCGTTGCCAAATGCAGCCTGCCCCTGACGTCGGCACGTCCCGTCGACATGGTTGTCACCGATATGGCCGTTATCGCGTTCCCTGATGGCAGGGCCACGCTGATGGAGACGGCGCCCGGCATCGCGATTGCGGAGGTGCTGGCGGTGACGGAAGCCGAGCTCGCCATTCCGGATACCGTGCCGGAAATGAAGCTGTGA
- a CDS encoding response regulator, giving the protein MAGRVHVVDDDASFRTAIERRLTLAGYEVATYPSAQQLLDSRPDENVPSCILLDVRIPGLSGPELQGRLNALGSTVPIVFLTGHADTPTTVRAIKAGAEDFLTKPVESETLLGAIERAIVRHAVTRGEQRRLEEMLALLAALTARERQVFGLVVRGRLNKQIAHELGTTERTIKAHRHQVMEKMKVRSLAELVRIAEQLGLLG; this is encoded by the coding sequence ATGGCGGGCCGGGTTCACGTTGTCGACGATGATGCATCGTTCCGCACGGCGATCGAGCGGCGGTTGACGCTCGCCGGCTACGAGGTTGCGACCTATCCGTCGGCGCAGCAGTTGCTCGATTCTCGCCCTGATGAGAACGTACCTAGCTGCATCCTGCTCGATGTGCGGATACCGGGTCTGAGTGGACCGGAGTTGCAGGGGCGCCTCAATGCGCTCGGCTCCACGGTGCCGATCGTCTTCTTGACCGGCCATGCCGACACGCCGACGACCGTGCGGGCCATCAAGGCGGGCGCTGAGGATTTTCTGACCAAACCGGTCGAGTCGGAAACGCTGCTCGGTGCCATTGAGCGTGCGATAGTACGGCATGCGGTCACGCGCGGCGAGCAGCGACGGCTGGAGGAGATGCTGGCCTTGTTGGCCGCGCTGACGGCGAGGGAGAGGCAGGTATTCGGCCTTGTCGTGCGCGGCAGACTCAACAAGCAGATCGCGCATGAACTTGGAACAACGGAGCGCACCATCAAGGCGCATCGGCATCAGGTCATGGAAAAGATGAAGGTGCGGTCTCTGGCGGAGCTGGTCAGGATAGCGGAGCAACTCGGCTTACTTGGCTAG
- a CDS encoding CoA transferase subunit A, producing MKSVSAEEAVAMIPNGASIMVGGFMGVGTPERLLDELVRQQKNGLSLISNDAAVPGKGVGKLFEGGQVSRMIGTHIGLNPKAQQQMLANEIKVDLIPQGTFVERIRAGGCGLGGVLTPTGVGTLVEQGKQKIEVNGRTFLLETALRADFALVHAFLSDYVGNLSYALTSRNFNPVMAMAADTVIVTAEHIVPVGVIAPDHVVTPGPLVDYLVANG from the coding sequence ATGAAGTCCGTTTCCGCCGAAGAAGCCGTAGCGATGATCCCCAACGGCGCGAGCATCATGGTTGGCGGCTTCATGGGCGTCGGAACGCCCGAACGCCTGCTCGACGAACTGGTGCGGCAGCAGAAGAATGGCCTTTCCCTGATCAGCAATGACGCCGCCGTTCCCGGCAAGGGCGTCGGCAAGCTGTTCGAGGGCGGACAGGTGTCGAGGATGATCGGCACCCATATCGGGCTGAACCCGAAAGCCCAGCAACAGATGTTGGCCAACGAGATCAAGGTGGACCTGATCCCGCAAGGCACCTTCGTCGAGCGCATCCGGGCGGGCGGCTGCGGTCTCGGCGGCGTGCTGACGCCGACCGGCGTCGGCACCCTTGTTGAGCAAGGCAAGCAGAAGATTGAGGTCAACGGCAGGACATTCCTGCTCGAGACCGCGCTGCGCGCCGACTTCGCCTTGGTGCACGCCTTTCTATCCGACTACGTCGGTAACCTCTCCTATGCACTGACGTCACGCAACTTCAATCCCGTGATGGCGATGGCTGCCGACACCGTCATCGTCACGGCCGAGCATATCGTGCCGGTTGGCGTTATCGCGCCCGATCATGTCGTCACGCCCGGCCCTTTGGTCGATTACCTCGTTGCGAACGGGTGA
- a CDS encoding invasion associated locus B family protein → MRHSALPGALLGAILALAASGRVNAQQAAKPGVDEFALRGQREARAIKYGDWEKVCFKPGGSKTICRTTIGGDFETGQSAVRVYVVEREGDSVARLQVFLPVGLYMPAGVKLIVDKGMAYKLPFTWCLTNTCIAGDLVKPEWLRNMENGSDLTIEVVDTNMLAVTTTLPLNRFAAARNGAPIKVFEQNIEE, encoded by the coding sequence ATGCGGCACTCAGCACTGCCCGGCGCCCTACTCGGAGCAATCCTCGCATTGGCAGCGTCCGGCAGGGTGAACGCGCAGCAGGCTGCCAAACCCGGAGTGGACGAATTCGCCCTTCGCGGCCAACGCGAGGCCCGTGCCATCAAATACGGTGACTGGGAGAAGGTCTGCTTCAAGCCGGGCGGCAGCAAGACGATCTGCCGCACGACGATCGGCGGCGATTTCGAAACCGGCCAGAGCGCGGTGCGCGTGTATGTTGTCGAGCGCGAAGGAGACAGCGTCGCAAGACTGCAAGTGTTTTTGCCCGTGGGACTCTACATGCCCGCCGGCGTCAAGCTCATCGTCGATAAGGGCATGGCGTACAAGCTCCCCTTCACCTGGTGTCTGACGAACACCTGTATCGCCGGTGATCTCGTCAAACCGGAATGGCTTCGCAACATGGAGAATGGCAGCGATCTCACAATCGAGGTCGTCGATACCAATATGCTCGCAGTCACGACAACACTGCCGCTCAATCGGTTCGCAGCGGCCCGCAACGGCGCACCGATAAAGGTCTTCGAGCAGAACATTGAGGAATGA
- a CDS encoding MaoC family dehydratase, with translation MRIFNGFEELKAAVGTEVGVSDWIEVTQDRINKFAEATCDEQWIHVDQERAETEMPGGKTIAHGLLSLSLTPMFIRSVMGLKGLKNTLNYGADRIRYLSPVPAGSRLRGRIGVAEAEDVPPSGLRVHYRVVIEIDGGQRPACVAEVIGLHYR, from the coding sequence ATGCGGATATTCAACGGATTTGAAGAACTGAAGGCTGCCGTTGGCACGGAAGTCGGCGTCAGCGACTGGATCGAGGTGACGCAGGACCGCATCAACAAATTCGCGGAAGCGACCTGTGACGAACAATGGATCCATGTCGACCAGGAGCGTGCCGAAACCGAGATGCCCGGCGGCAAGACGATTGCGCACGGATTGCTCTCGCTCAGCCTGACACCGATGTTCATCCGGTCGGTGATGGGTCTGAAAGGACTGAAGAACACGCTGAACTACGGCGCCGATCGCATCCGCTATCTCTCGCCGGTGCCCGCAGGTTCAAGACTGCGCGGACGCATCGGTGTTGCCGAAGCTGAAGATGTGCCGCCGAGCGGCTTGCGGGTGCACTATCGCGTCGTGATCGAGATCGACGGCGGCCAGCGCCCCGCCTGCGTCGCCGAGGTGATCGGGCTGCATTATCGCTAG
- a CDS encoding ABC transporter substrate binding protein, with protein sequence MLVLDQSNLRGPFYYQLSSGLREVFDADGHVTTYSENLDLTRFGGAAYEATLKRYLKEKYRDRSIGVIVANGAGTLDHMLRWREELWPGVPIVFAMLEASQLARFGRLTNVTGVAVRNSLAGAVEIARVVVPDLDTIALVGDSWDRQALFRHWGEEIPAATSGLEVIDLVGQKMPDILKRVAELPERSAIVYSGVFSDGAGTYYPAATAMRLISEKANRPIVVGAEPLLAAGAIGGYGLIAREIGVETGKLALRILNGEQAGDISPVTRESKPLFNWKQMQRWNVSESSLPEGSEIRFRDPTFLERYRWQSMAIASAILIQAALIIFLLHERHLRHDAEMESHKRMTELAHVNRQATTGELSSSIAHELNQPLGSILANAETAELILKSDNPDLEEIKEILADIRRDDQRAGEVIRRLRGFLKRTPFETRDIDVNEIMGEAFKFLSVQASARNVSLYLQTAPGALRIKGDPIQLQQVVLNLVVNAMDAMATIPYGRTVIGRTELNGGSSAVISISDSGPGIPADRLAQVFDPFFTTKDQGMGIGLSIARTIILAHKGQIWAENQSGGGAAFHFSLPLAA encoded by the coding sequence GTGCTCGTGCTCGACCAGTCGAATCTGCGTGGGCCGTTTTACTATCAGCTCTCCTCGGGATTGCGGGAGGTGTTTGACGCCGATGGTCACGTTACGACCTATAGCGAGAATCTGGATCTGACGCGTTTTGGCGGCGCCGCCTATGAGGCGACGTTGAAGCGGTATCTTAAGGAAAAATACCGGGACAGGTCGATCGGCGTCATCGTAGCGAATGGTGCTGGTACGCTCGACCACATGTTGCGCTGGCGTGAGGAATTATGGCCGGGCGTGCCGATCGTTTTCGCCATGCTGGAGGCAAGCCAGCTGGCAAGGTTCGGGCGGCTGACAAACGTCACCGGCGTAGCCGTAAGAAATTCTCTGGCAGGTGCGGTCGAGATCGCTCGTGTTGTGGTCCCTGATCTAGACACGATCGCCCTGGTCGGCGACAGCTGGGATCGGCAGGCACTCTTTCGGCACTGGGGTGAGGAAATTCCCGCCGCGACATCCGGCCTGGAGGTGATTGACCTGGTCGGGCAGAAGATGCCGGATATCCTGAAACGGGTCGCGGAATTGCCGGAGCGCAGCGCCATCGTCTATTCGGGCGTGTTTTCCGACGGGGCAGGCACGTACTATCCCGCGGCGACCGCAATGCGATTGATCTCCGAAAAAGCCAATCGTCCAATCGTGGTTGGCGCCGAGCCGCTCTTGGCCGCGGGAGCCATCGGCGGATACGGCCTGATTGCGCGCGAGATCGGCGTCGAGACGGGAAAACTTGCGTTGCGCATTCTCAATGGCGAGCAGGCAGGAGATATTTCGCCGGTCACACGAGAGTCGAAGCCGCTCTTCAACTGGAAGCAGATGCAACGCTGGAATGTCAGCGAATCGAGCTTGCCCGAAGGCAGTGAGATTCGTTTCCGCGATCCAACTTTCCTTGAACGATATCGGTGGCAGAGCATGGCCATTGCATCGGCGATATTGATACAGGCTGCGCTGATCATATTCCTGTTGCACGAGCGCCATCTGCGGCACGATGCCGAAATGGAGTCTCACAAGCGGATGACGGAGCTTGCGCATGTCAACAGGCAGGCGACGACGGGTGAATTGTCCTCGTCGATTGCCCATGAACTCAATCAGCCGCTGGGATCAATTCTTGCCAATGCCGAAACAGCCGAGCTGATTCTCAAGTCGGACAATCCCGACCTCGAGGAGATCAAGGAAATCCTCGCAGACATCCGACGCGACGACCAGCGCGCCGGCGAGGTGATCCGCCGCTTGCGAGGGTTCTTGAAGCGGACGCCGTTCGAGACCCGGGATATCGATGTCAACGAAATCATGGGGGAGGCGTTCAAGTTCCTCTCGGTACAGGCTTCGGCGCGCAACGTTTCGCTTTATCTGCAAACCGCGCCGGGTGCGCTCCGCATCAAGGGCGACCCGATCCAGCTGCAACAGGTCGTGCTTAATCTGGTCGTCAACGCCATGGATGCAATGGCGACGATTCCATACGGCCGCACCGTGATTGGCCGTACCGAACTGAATGGTGGATCGTCGGCCGTGATCTCGATTTCCGATTCCGGTCCGGGAATACCGGCCGACAGGCTTGCGCAGGTGTTCGATCCATTTTTCACGACCAAGGACCAGGGGATGGGGATCGGGCTTTCGATCGCGCGCACGATCATCCTTGCTCACAAGGGGCAGATCTGGGCCGAGAACCAAAGCGGCGGCGGTGCGGCATTTCACTTCAGCTTGCCGCTGGCCGCATAG
- a CDS encoding dienelactone hydrolase: MHRRAWRCFLIAMAVASASLAAASDDPPRLQEEMWALPLPAPTIAYVVRPIGNGPFPLAIMNHGVALDPVQRSLFPPVEFRDAAMWFARRGYMVVAPAGPGYGAAALDVPEAGLFTVFFSKIGKCSNPNFRDAGLAAAQLNLWIIEYMTRLRRIVPDHVIVIGQSAGGWGSIALSSVNPPPVKAIIAFAAGRGGRVGDRPNNNCAPDKLVEATGAFGRTSRIPMLWIYIENDSFFGPELSKRMYAAFTGAGGNAEYHLFPPHGTEGHFFIGAADAVPIWSPLVSAFLDKHK; this comes from the coding sequence ATGCATCGCCGCGCATGGAGATGTTTCCTCATCGCGATGGCTGTCGCGAGTGCCTCGCTCGCGGCGGCATCCGATGATCCGCCTCGGCTGCAGGAGGAGATGTGGGCGCTGCCACTTCCCGCACCCACCATCGCCTATGTCGTGCGCCCGATCGGCAATGGCCCCTTCCCACTGGCGATCATGAATCACGGCGTAGCGCTCGATCCGGTGCAGCGCAGCTTGTTTCCACCGGTCGAATTCCGCGACGCCGCGATGTGGTTTGCGCGGCGCGGCTACATGGTGGTAGCGCCTGCGGGTCCCGGCTACGGCGCGGCGGCTCTCGACGTGCCTGAGGCCGGGCTATTCACCGTGTTCTTCTCCAAGATCGGCAAATGCAGCAATCCCAATTTCCGCGACGCAGGGCTTGCGGCGGCCCAGCTCAATCTCTGGATCATCGAGTATATGACAAGGCTGAGGCGGATCGTGCCCGACCATGTCATCGTGATCGGCCAATCCGCGGGCGGCTGGGGTTCGATTGCACTGTCAAGCGTCAACCCGCCGCCGGTGAAGGCGATCATCGCTTTTGCGGCCGGGCGTGGCGGCCGCGTCGGCGACAGGCCGAACAACAATTGCGCGCCCGACAAGCTGGTCGAAGCGACTGGCGCATTCGGGCGCACCTCCCGCATTCCGATGCTCTGGATTTACATCGAGAACGACAGCTTCTTCGGACCCGAACTCTCCAAGCGGATGTATGCGGCGTTCACGGGTGCGGGCGGCAATGCCGAATATCACCTGTTTCCGCCGCACGGCACCGAGGGTCATTTCTTCATCGGCGCAGCGGATGCCGTGCCAATCTGGTCGCCGCTCGTCAGCGCCTTCCTGGACAAGCACAAGTGA
- a CDS encoding response regulator yields MNQRKVVFVVDDDPSMLKGMRRLLKQHGFDTVPFETAKALQDHDDFAQAFCLILDINLGDGSGIELRHRLAEAGVSLPVIYITGNDSDATRMAAMASGCVAYLTKPFTAQSLIEPISRAAACVE; encoded by the coding sequence TTGAACCAGCGCAAAGTCGTTTTTGTCGTTGATGACGACCCATCGATGCTTAAGGGCATGCGACGGTTGCTCAAGCAACATGGTTTTGACACGGTGCCGTTCGAAACGGCCAAGGCCTTGCAGGATCACGATGATTTCGCGCAGGCCTTCTGTCTCATCCTCGACATCAATCTCGGCGACGGATCGGGTATCGAACTGCGCCATCGGTTGGCGGAAGCGGGCGTGTCCCTGCCTGTGATCTACATCACGGGCAACGACAGCGACGCGACGCGGATGGCCGCCATGGCCTCTGGCTGTGTCGCCTACCTGACAAAGCCGTTCACGGCGCAGTCGCTGATCGAGCCGATCAGTCGTGCGGCCGCTTGCGTTGAATAG
- a CDS encoding acetate/propionate family kinase, with the protein MDTILVVNAGSSSVKFQVFSVEGEGRLLRQIKGQMDGIGSRPRLRASGPSGGPMADRAYPIEAVADVPAALAVAGAWLREENSITPIAVGHRVVHGGPDFARPVLIDHAVVSKLERYVSLAPLHQPHNLAPIRTLLANFPILPQIACFDTAFHRDHDALADHYAIPHHLHAEGVRRYGFHGLSYEYIAKRLPEVAPEIAGGRVIVAHLGSGASMCAIKDGRSVESTMGFTALDGLAMGTRPGQLDPGVVLYLIAEKGMSASNVQNFLYRDCGLKGLSGVSNDMRELETSSDPRAAFAIDYFVYRIGLNAGMLAAALQGIDGFVFTAGIGENSASLRARIAEKLAWLGITLDPGENARHATRISRSDSRIPLYVIPTDEELMIAQHTLALLMNQQSPNQKRERVS; encoded by the coding sequence ATGGATACGATCCTTGTCGTCAATGCCGGTTCCTCCAGCGTCAAATTCCAGGTTTTCTCGGTGGAGGGCGAAGGTCGCTTGCTTCGCCAGATCAAGGGCCAGATGGATGGCATTGGCAGCCGGCCACGATTGCGGGCGAGTGGCCCGAGCGGCGGTCCGATGGCCGACCGGGCCTATCCGATTGAGGCGGTTGCGGATGTTCCCGCGGCCTTGGCCGTCGCCGGCGCCTGGCTGCGCGAGGAGAACAGCATCACGCCGATCGCGGTCGGTCATCGCGTCGTTCACGGCGGGCCGGACTTTGCGCGCCCGGTGCTGATCGATCATGCCGTGGTGAGCAAGCTCGAGCGATATGTCTCGCTGGCGCCGCTGCACCAGCCGCATAATCTGGCGCCGATCAGGACGTTGCTGGCAAACTTCCCGATCCTGCCGCAGATCGCCTGCTTCGACACCGCGTTCCACCGCGACCATGATGCGCTCGCCGATCATTATGCGATCCCGCACCACCTTCATGCCGAAGGCGTCAGGCGCTACGGCTTCCATGGCCTGTCCTACGAGTACATTGCAAAGCGCCTACCCGAGGTCGCGCCCGAGATCGCCGGCGGGCGGGTGATCGTCGCCCATCTCGGCAGTGGCGCTTCGATGTGCGCAATCAAGGACGGGCGAAGCGTCGAAAGCACGATGGGCTTCACGGCGCTCGACGGGCTTGCGATGGGCACGCGGCCCGGCCAGCTCGATCCCGGCGTCGTGCTCTATCTGATCGCGGAAAAGGGCATGTCGGCGTCGAACGTGCAGAATTTTCTGTACCGCGACTGCGGCCTGAAGGGCCTGTCGGGCGTCAGCAACGATATGCGGGAGCTGGAGACCAGCTCCGATCCGCGCGCAGCATTTGCGATCGATTACTTCGTTTACCGGATCGGTCTCAACGCCGGCATGTTGGCCGCCGCGCTGCAGGGCATTGACGGCTTCGTATTCACGGCCGGGATCGGTGAGAACTCGGCGTCGCTCCGCGCGCGTATTGCGGAGAAGCTGGCCTGGCTCGGAATCACGCTCGATCCCGGAGAGAATGCCCGCCACGCTACCCGGATATCGCGATCCGACAGCCGCATTCCGCTTTATGTCATTCCCACCGACGAAGAGCTGATGATTGCGCAGCACACGCTGGCGCTGCTGATGAACCAGCAATCGCCAAACCAGAAACGCGAGAGAGTGTCATGA
- the fabI gene encoding enoyl-ACP reductase FabI: MNIPVFPETKVALKGKKGLIVGIANDQSIAWGCAKAFRALGADLAVTYLNEKAKKHVEPLAKALEAPIFMPLDVMVEGETEKVFERIEKEWGQLDFLLHSIAFSPKGALHGRVVDVDREGFQKTMDVSCWSFMRMAHLAEPLMKDGGTMFTMTYYGSQMVVKNYNVMGVAKAALEAAVRYIAAELGPQGIRVHAISPGPLATRAASGIPEFDELMDKAQSQAPTRSLVSIDDVGRATAFLALDGAKLITGSVLYIDGGYHIID; the protein is encoded by the coding sequence ATGAACATTCCGGTTTTTCCCGAGACCAAGGTCGCGCTGAAAGGCAAGAAGGGACTGATCGTCGGCATCGCCAACGACCAGTCTATCGCGTGGGGGTGCGCCAAGGCGTTTCGTGCGCTTGGCGCCGATCTTGCGGTTACCTACCTGAATGAAAAGGCGAAAAAGCACGTCGAACCTCTGGCCAAGGCATTGGAGGCGCCGATCTTCATGCCGCTCGACGTCATGGTCGAAGGCGAGACCGAAAAGGTCTTTGAACGGATCGAGAAGGAGTGGGGGCAGCTCGACTTCCTGCTTCATTCAATTGCGTTCTCGCCCAAGGGTGCCTTGCACGGCAGGGTCGTGGACGTCGATCGCGAGGGCTTCCAGAAAACCATGGACGTCTCGTGCTGGTCGTTCATGCGGATGGCGCACCTGGCGGAACCGCTGATGAAGGACGGCGGCACCATGTTCACGATGACCTATTACGGCAGCCAGATGGTGGTGAAGAACTACAATGTCATGGGTGTCGCCAAGGCCGCGCTTGAGGCCGCTGTGCGCTACATCGCGGCCGAACTCGGCCCCCAGGGCATCCGCGTTCACGCCATTTCGCCGGGACCGCTCGCGACCCGTGCGGCGTCGGGCATCCCGGAGTTCGACGAACTGATGGACAAGGCACAGTCGCAGGCGCCGACGCGCAGCCTGGTCAGCATCGATGACGTCGGAAGGGCGACCGCTTTCCTCGCGCTCGACGGCGCCAAGCTGATCACGGGCAGCGTGCTCTATATCGACGGTGGTTACCACATCATCGATTGA
- a CDS encoding helix-turn-helix domain-containing protein yields MFARISDTSTEFPGIFGQSSTQNDLSWRVSLNEFSYKKGTEIFGEKEPADYVYQVVTGAVRSYKLLSDGRRQIGAFHLAGDIFGLEIGSDHRFTAEAIIDTTVRLIKRRSLELVAESDVGIARNLLSMTTSNLRHAEDHMLLLGRKTSLERVAAFLIEMDRRSTAAGVLALPMCRRDIADYLGLTLETVSRALSRLHDLDILGFIGNTQRQIVLLDRAKLASFDLQN; encoded by the coding sequence ATGTTTGCCCGCATCAGCGACACCTCTACTGAGTTTCCCGGCATTTTCGGTCAAAGCTCAACCCAGAATGATTTATCCTGGCGAGTCAGTTTGAATGAATTTAGCTACAAAAAGGGTACGGAGATTTTTGGCGAGAAGGAACCGGCGGATTATGTCTATCAGGTCGTGACCGGCGCGGTGCGAAGCTACAAGCTGCTCTCCGACGGCCGCCGCCAGATCGGCGCCTTCCACCTTGCCGGCGACATTTTCGGCCTGGAGATCGGCTCAGATCATCGCTTCACCGCCGAAGCCATCATTGACACGACGGTCCGCCTGATAAAGCGGCGCAGTCTTGAGCTGGTAGCCGAGAGCGACGTCGGGATTGCTCGCAATCTGCTCAGCATGACCACAAGCAATCTGCGACACGCCGAAGACCACATGCTGCTGCTCGGACGCAAGACATCGCTGGAACGCGTTGCTGCGTTCCTGATCGAAATGGATCGGCGATCGACCGCCGCCGGCGTCCTCGCCTTGCCGATGTGCCGGCGGGATATCGCAGACTATCTCGGACTGACGCTGGAAACGGTGTCGCGCGCGTTGTCGCGCCTGCACGATCTCGATATACTCGGCTTCATCGGCAATACGCAGCGCCAGATCGTGCTGCTCGACCGCGCGAAGCTCGCCAGCTTCGATCTGCAGAACTGA